The window ATCGAAGGCCGCGAGCAGCCTGTCACGGTCTTCACTACCCGCCCAGACACTCTTCACGGTGCAACATTTATGGTTGTTGCTCCTGATGCAGATTTAGCTTCTGAGCTGGCTGCTGGTGCAACTCCTGAGATTCAGGCTGCCTTTGCTGACTACCTCACCGAGGTTCAGAAGGCGACGGAAATTGAGCGCCAGGCAACCGATCGCCCCAAGACCGGTGTCTTCCTGGGGCGTTACGCCATCAACCCGGTCAATGGCGAACGCCTTCCTATCTGGGCTGCAGACTACGTTCTGGCTGACTACGGCCACGGTGCTGTGATGGCAGTTCCTGCTCACGACCAGCGCGACCTCGACTTTGCTCGTGCATATGACTTGCCCATCAAGATCGTCGTGGATGTTCCTGCAGGAACAGACGAAGACGGCAACGTCATTGATAACAACCCTGCCGTGACCGGAATTGCCACCGGCGGCGAAGGAAAGCTCATCAACTCAGGAGAGCTGGATGGTCTCACCAAGAAGGATGCGATTGCCAAGGCAATCGAGATTCTTACTCAGCGTGGCACCGGTAAGGCAGCCAAGAACTTCCGTCTGCGCGACTGGCTCATCTCTCGTCAGCGTTACTGGGGAACTCCTATCCCCATCATCCACGCGGAAGATGGCACCGAGATTCCGGTTCCTGAAGACCAGCTCCCGGTTGTTCTTCCTCCCACTGAAGGTCTCAACCTTCAGCCCAAGGGTTCGTCACCACTTGGTGCTGCTGAAGACTGGGTAAACGTCCCCAACCCGATTGATGGCAGCCCTGCTCGTCGCGACCCCGACACCATGGACACCTTCGTGGATAGCTCCTGGTACTTCCTGCGCTTCTTGTCGCCGAACGATGATACTCAGGCATTTGATCCTGCAGAAGCAAAGAAGTGGGCACCGGTTGACCAGTATGTCGGTGGTGTGACTCACGCCATTCTTCACCTGCTCTATGCCCGTTTCATCACCAAGGTTCTCTTCGACCTCGGCTTCATCGACTTTGAAGAGCCCTTCACTAACCTGCTCAACCAGGGCATGGTGCTCATGGAAGGCTCCGCAATGAGCAAGTCCAAGGGCAACATTGTGAAGCTCTCAGAACAGCTAGAAGAACACGGTGTGGATGCTGTGCGACTGACCATGGCCTTCGCTGGTCCTCCAGAGGACGACATTGACTGGGCAGATGTTTCTCCTGCCGCCAGCAACCGTTTCTTGGCTCGTGCCTGGCGTATTGCTCAGGATGTTTCCAGTGCTCCTGGTGTGGACTTCGCTGGGGGAGATAAGGCATTGCGCAAGGCAACCCATCACCTCCTTGCAGAAGCTCCAGGACTCATTGAGAGCTTCAAGTTCAACGTTCTCGTCGCACGCCTGATGGAACACGTCAACGTGACCCGCAAGGCCATTGACTCTGGTGTTGGTGCAGCTGATCCTGCTGTGCGCGAATCAGCAGAGACTATCGCCATGATGCTGGACCTCTACGCTCCTTACACCGCAGAAGACATGTGGGCAGCCCTTGGGCACAAACCTGCAGTTGCTCACGCTGTGTGGCCTGCGGCAGACCCAGCGCTACTGGTTCAGGACTCGGTGACCTGTGTAGTTCAGGTTGATGGCAAGGTGCGTGACCGTCTCGACGTTGCTCCAGATATTGCGGAAGCAGATCTCGAAGCACAGGCCCGTGAACTTGCCGGTGTTGTTCGAGCACTCGAAGGTCGCGAGATCGTCAACGTGATTGTGCGTGCACCCAAGATCGTGAGCATTGCCACCAAGCCTTCGGCTTAGTGATTTTTCTCTTCCGCGTTAGCGGTTAGAGATTGTGACGACGGCGCCGCGCTTCGCTTGGCTATCGCCTGCGGGGCTTTGGCTTCGAACTGCCTTGGCATCCCACAGTTCTTGGTCAACTTCGGTTGCAAAACCAAAGCCAGCTGCCTGGAGGACAGCAATTGCGTCCTTGATGGACTTTCCAACAACGTTGGGCACGGTAACCAGGTCAGGTCCCTTTGAAACGACGAGGGTCACATTTGTTCCCTTGGTGACAACACCTTCAGGAACTGCGAGTGAGATCACAGTGCCCTTAGCGACATCGCTGAATTCTTCATTGGTTGCACCGACCACGAGACCCGCATCTGTGAGCGCCTTTGTTGCATCGGCAACACTCAAGCCGTCAACGGGGGGAATAGCTCCGAGGGAGACGACGAACTGAACTTCGCCACCGACGGGATACTTCGCAGGCAAGGGCTGGCCCTTGCCATCAAGGGCTGCAATCACAGAACCCTTGGTAACATCTGCAGAGAATTGTTCAGCGGGGTCCTTGAGTTTGAAGCCCAACTCTTGTGACTTCTTCTTGGCATCTGCTTCCGTCATGCCAGCAAATGCAGGAGTGTCCACAATTTTGGGGCCCAGTGAGACCATGATCTTCACCGTTGCGCCACGTGTGATGGTACTTCCACCCTTGGGGTCAGTGTCAATGACCTTGCCCACGGCAACAGTGGAGTCGTTCGCTTCGACCACTTTGGCGGTAAAGCCAGCTTCTTCGACCAGCTTCTGAGCATCGGCGGGAGCCATTCCTGCAGTCGCAGGAATCGTGGCTAGGGAACCTGGGCCAGAGCTAAAGAACCAGCCAGCTGTGGCGCCCAGAACGGCTAGAACAATGGTGATGCCAAAAATCCAGAAGCCACGACTACGTCGTGTGGAGGAAATCTCCTTCAGGGCGGCCACGGGATTATCGATGGGGACCTTGCGGTTCAGGCCAGCGAGAGCTCCTGTGCCGATGGCCTGTGTCTCATCGTCAGAACCAATCAACATTCCGGCAGGCATAACCATGGTCTGCTGGGTTGAAAGGTCCTGGTAGCTCGAACCGGTGCGAATCACTTTCTCAGCTTGGAGAAGTTTGTCGAGCAGAATCCCTGCATTCTCAGGTCTGCCGTCGGGGGAGCGAGTAGTTGCCCACTCCACAATCTCATCAAGTTCGACTGGAATGGCTGGGTTGGAAGCTGAAGGGGCAGGGACCTTATCGTTGGCGTGTTGGTATGCCACAGCCATGGGCTGTTCACCCTTGAAGGGCTGCTCGCCGGTGAGCATTTCATACATCATGATGCCGATGGCATAGATGTCACTGCGGGCATCTGCGACACCACGAGTCAAGAGTTCGGGGGAGAGGTACGCGATGGTGCCGAGCAGCGCCTGACCGGATGCCGTGTTGGCAGTGGTTGCTCGAGCTAGACCGAAGTCACCGAGTTTGATGCGACCGTCATCAGCGAGCAGAACGTTCTCCGGCTTGAGGTCGCGGTGAACAATGCCTGACTCGTGCGCGGCGGCAAGGCCCTGCAGAACCGCATCCATGATGTCGACAGTTTGCTCTGGGGTGAGCTTGCCGTAGTCCTTGAGGAGATCGCGCAGAGTAATACCTGGCAGGTATTCCATCACCAGGTAGGCCATGTCTGAATCTTGACCTTGGTCAAAAACATTCACCACATTGGGATGTGCAAGCCTCGCTGCAGAGCGAGCTTCCTGGACGAAGCGTGCTTTGAATGCGCTGTCGTCAGCCAGGTGACCGTGCATAATCTTGACCGCAACCCGACGCTCGAGGCGAAGATCAGTGGCGAGATAGACGGTTGCCATGCCACCGCGGGCAATGCGCGACTTGACCTGGTATCTGCCGTCGATAAGACGACCGATCATGGGGTCTTCGGCGGCAATAGTCACAACGCGAGTCTATGTAAGAGAAGTGGGCAAAACGCTGAGAAACACCGGCGTTTTACGCGCTGGCAACAGCGGGCATGCTGCTCATCAGACCTGCGTCTGGAATTACGAGTCGTTGGCCGACAACGAGGCGGCTGGAACGGTCAAGACCGTTGGCCGTCATGATGGCACGTGGCTGCACACCATAGCTTCGAGCAATGGCTTCAAGAGTTTCACCAGAAGACACGTTGTGGCGGGTAATGCTTTCGCCTACTTCTGCAGATTCGGTACCACTAGTGGAGGCAGGGATGTTGAGCTGTTGGCCGGCGAACATCATGGTTTTCCAGCTCAAACCGTTAGCTGCGAGCAGTTCTGCAGAAGAGATTCCGTGAAGCTGAGCAATGCTCCGCAGGGTGTCTCCGGCAACCACGGTGTATTTATTTGCGCGAAGTACTGCAGCGGTGGAGTGCGTTACTGAACTCTGTTGGGGAGAGTTCCCCGCATTAGCTTTGGGAAGTTTGTCTACCTTGGGCAGTTGATCTGCCGAGGCGGACTGAGCCGTGAAGATCATGCTGGTTACTGCGGCGAGTGCAACAGGAATAGCGGCAATCTTCTTTATTTTGCGGGCTTTTGGAAGGGTCGCTGAGGAAAGCGCCTCATGGTTGGATCGATAGTTTCGACCGGACATGCACACACTCCTCTCCCCATTAAAAGATTCGCTCAGTCTCTACCTCAGCTTGAAGGTTAACGTGGAGTGAATTCGGCGTGTCGCAGTTTCGGTCTGGGTTCGCGCGGGGTGGCTACCTATGGCACGCTTATCTCGTGGCTAACGCAAAAACACCCCAGACCCAATGGCTGACAATCCCTGACCTCATGGAGGTCCTCGGGCTCAACCAAAGCCAGGTTCGTCGCCTCATAGAAGACAACATCCTTGCTGCCAAGCGAGTAGATGGTGTGCTCAAGGTTCCTGCGGACTTCATTCACGAAGGCGAGCCTCTGCCGGCACTACAGGGAACCATTGTTCTCCTGCGCGATGTGGGCTTCGACGGTGACGAGCTCGTTGATTGGCTCATCTCGGAAGAAGAAAGCCTCACAGTTTCTCCAGTAGACGCCCTTAAGGCAGGCCGCAAGGCAGAAGTGCGACGTATCGCACAAGCACTTCTCTAACGAGAAATGCTTAAGAAGCTCGTTGGGACACGAGCGCTGCCAGCTGAGTCAAGCCTTGAGTTGCAAGCTCACTAAATCCGGCAGAGGCGATCGCTTTCTGTGCCAACACAACCTGCTGCTCGATGACTTCTTCAAGCTTGTCCACGGCACCGGTGTTCGTCAGGGTTGCCTGCAGCATTGAGATTTGGCTGTCATCAAGATCTGAATCTCCCAACAGCTCATCCATCAAGCGAATAGCCGTGGCAGGAAGCTCTTGTTGAGCCAGAGCGATGAGAACTGTTCGCTTTCCCTCGCGCAGGTCGTCACCTGCAGGCTTGCCGGTGACGGCAGGGTCGCCAAAGACACCGAGAAGATCATCTCGCAGTTGGAAGGCGATACCCAGGGGTAAACCAATTGCTCGGAGAGACTCGAGCTGTTCAGGAGTGGCGCCACCGAGAGCTGCACCAATAACCAGGGGAGCCTCGATGGAGTACTTTGCTGACTTGTAGACAACCACACGCTGTGCCCGGGTGAGGGCATCCAGTTTGTCGATGACAGGCCAGGCACGTTCTTCGACAATGTCGAGATATTGGCCTGCGGTGACATCAATACGCATGCGGTCAAACTCAATACGAGAAGCGCGCACCGCGGGGCGGTTTGTTTCTGCCGCAATACCCGTGGAGAACAACTCATCGCTAAAAGCCAGCAGCAGGTCACCAAAGAGTAGGGCAGAAGAAGTACCGAAATCTTCGCTTGTGCCAGCCCAGCCAGATTCGCGGTGCAGCTTTTCAAAGCGACGGTGAGCTGAAGGAGCACCTCGACGAGTGTCGGACTTATCCATGATGTCGTCGTGAACCAGGGCGGCAGCGTGGAAAATCTCTAACGCGCTCGCCACATCGATGACGTGATCAGGAGTGGACTCGTTCTGAGTGCCATATCCCAGGAGTGCACAACGCGCACGGAAGCGCTTTCCGCCGCTGAGAAACTCCCGTGAAAACTCCAAGAATGGTTCCAAATCAGGGGAAACCTCACGCACAATGGATTCACGGTCAGTGATGAACTGGTCCAGACGAGTATTTACTCGCTCAACCCATGTGTCTTGGTCACGCATGCGCCTAGCCTATCTAGGCCAGCGCAGGTACACTGGGACTTCGAACACTTCTCACCATCAACCAAGGAGGAAACACATGCCACTGTCCGAGCATGAACAACGACTCCTGGATGAGATGGAGCGTAACCTCTATGGTCACGACGCAGATGTGACTTCGACCGCTTTCGTGGGAATGCCTCGTCCCAACTACCGCGCAATTGTGTTGGGTGTCCTCATCGCGCTCGCCGGTTTGGGTGGTTTGCTCGCTGGTGTCATGACCCACATGATTGTGATCGGCATCGTGGGATTTGTTCTTATGTTTGTTGGTGTACTTGTGGCTGCAAAGCCAGGTGCACCTGCCTCTCCGACGGACAAGAAGCCTCGCTCAGCTGGAAGCTCCTTCATGCAGCGCATGGAACAGCGTTGGGATGAGCGCGATGGTGGCCGCCTCTAGCTGATTCGCCGCCCACACTAACCGCCTTTCGGGGCGGTTTTTTTGTGTGCCCAAACCGATCCAGGTTAATCCCTTTGCCTCCATTTCCCTCCACCTACTTAAACCCTGTAAATTAGCGGATATCTCGACACGCCGACCAGAAAATATGGGTAATTTTTAAAACTTGTGGCTGGAAGTGGAGTAAAGTGGAGAAATCACCAACAAGGCCGGTTGTGAAAGGGGGTGACGCAGATGTTCTTAGGAACTCATTCACCCAAACTCGATGACAAGGGA of the Aurantimicrobium photophilum genome contains:
- the leuS gene encoding leucine--tRNA ligase encodes the protein MSENEGATYNFAEIQEKWLPIWDEIQPFRSDDPTDERPRKYVLDMFPYPSGDLHMGHAEAYALGDVIARYWRHRDHNVLHPIGWDSFGLPAENAAIKRGLNPVTWTYDNIDQQKRSMRRYATSFDWSRVIHTSDPEYYKWNQWLFLQMYKKGLAYRKDSWVNWDPVDQTVLANEQVMPDGTSERSGAIVVKKKLTQWYFRITDYADRLLDDLDTLEGQWPAKVLTMQRNWIGRSIGADVDFVIEGREQPVTVFTTRPDTLHGATFMVVAPDADLASELAAGATPEIQAAFADYLTEVQKATEIERQATDRPKTGVFLGRYAINPVNGERLPIWAADYVLADYGHGAVMAVPAHDQRDLDFARAYDLPIKIVVDVPAGTDEDGNVIDNNPAVTGIATGGEGKLINSGELDGLTKKDAIAKAIEILTQRGTGKAAKNFRLRDWLISRQRYWGTPIPIIHAEDGTEIPVPEDQLPVVLPPTEGLNLQPKGSSPLGAAEDWVNVPNPIDGSPARRDPDTMDTFVDSSWYFLRFLSPNDDTQAFDPAEAKKWAPVDQYVGGVTHAILHLLYARFITKVLFDLGFIDFEEPFTNLLNQGMVLMEGSAMSKSKGNIVKLSEQLEEHGVDAVRLTMAFAGPPEDDIDWADVSPAASNRFLARAWRIAQDVSSAPGVDFAGGDKALRKATHHLLAEAPGLIESFKFNVLVARLMEHVNVTRKAIDSGVGAADPAVRESAETIAMMLDLYAPYTAEDMWAALGHKPAVAHAVWPAADPALLVQDSVTCVVQVDGKVRDRLDVAPDIAEADLEAQARELAGVVRALEGREIVNVIVRAPKIVSIATKPSA
- the pknB gene encoding Stk1 family PASTA domain-containing Ser/Thr kinase → MTIAAEDPMIGRLIDGRYQVKSRIARGGMATVYLATDLRLERRVAVKIMHGHLADDSAFKARFVQEARSAARLAHPNVVNVFDQGQDSDMAYLVMEYLPGITLRDLLKDYGKLTPEQTVDIMDAVLQGLAAAHESGIVHRDLKPENVLLADDGRIKLGDFGLARATTANTASGQALLGTIAYLSPELLTRGVADARSDIYAIGIMMYEMLTGEQPFKGEQPMAVAYQHANDKVPAPSASNPAIPVELDEIVEWATTRSPDGRPENAGILLDKLLQAEKVIRTGSSYQDLSTQQTMVMPAGMLIGSDDETQAIGTGALAGLNRKVPIDNPVAALKEISSTRRSRGFWIFGITIVLAVLGATAGWFFSSGPGSLATIPATAGMAPADAQKLVEEAGFTAKVVEANDSTVAVGKVIDTDPKGGSTITRGATVKIMVSLGPKIVDTPAFAGMTEADAKKKSQELGFKLKDPAEQFSADVTKGSVIAALDGKGQPLPAKYPVGGEVQFVVSLGAIPPVDGLSVADATKALTDAGLVVGATNEEFSDVAKGTVISLAVPEGVVTKGTNVTLVVSKGPDLVTVPNVVGKSIKDAIAVLQAAGFGFATEVDQELWDAKAVRSQSPAGDSQAKRGAVVTISNR
- a CDS encoding LysM peptidoglycan-binding domain-containing protein → MSGRNYRSNHEALSSATLPKARKIKKIAAIPVALAAVTSMIFTAQSASADQLPKVDKLPKANAGNSPQQSSVTHSTAAVLRANKYTVVAGDTLRSIAQLHGISSAELLAANGLSWKTMMFAGQQLNIPASTSGTESAEVGESITRHNVSSGETLEAIARSYGVQPRAIMTANGLDRSSRLVVGQRLVIPDAGLMSSMPAVASA
- a CDS encoding Rv2175c family DNA-binding protein — its product is MANAKTPQTQWLTIPDLMEVLGLNQSQVRRLIEDNILAAKRVDGVLKVPADFIHEGEPLPALQGTIVLLRDVGFDGDELVDWLISEEESLTVSPVDALKAGRKAEVRRIAQALL
- a CDS encoding polyprenyl synthetase family protein, whose product is MRDQDTWVERVNTRLDQFITDRESIVREVSPDLEPFLEFSREFLSGGKRFRARCALLGYGTQNESTPDHVIDVASALEIFHAAALVHDDIMDKSDTRRGAPSAHRRFEKLHRESGWAGTSEDFGTSSALLFGDLLLAFSDELFSTGIAAETNRPAVRASRIEFDRMRIDVTAGQYLDIVEERAWPVIDKLDALTRAQRVVVYKSAKYSIEAPLVIGAALGGATPEQLESLRAIGLPLGIAFQLRDDLLGVFGDPAVTGKPAGDDLREGKRTVLIALAQQELPATAIRLMDELLGDSDLDDSQISMLQATLTNTGAVDKLEEVIEQQVVLAQKAIASAGFSELATQGLTQLAALVSQRAS
- a CDS encoding DUF3040 domain-containing protein; the protein is MPLSEHEQRLLDEMERNLYGHDADVTSTAFVGMPRPNYRAIVLGVLIALAGLGGLLAGVMTHMIVIGIVGFVLMFVGVLVAAKPGAPASPTDKKPRSAGSSFMQRMEQRWDERDGGRL